The segment gagcgcagccacgtgctgcagcagcccggcacttgccctgccttctgctcGACGAGGGAGAGAGGCAAGCAGCGCTAGGGAGGCTGCGACTGCCCTCGCGTGCCTTGGGCTCAAGCAGCGTTGAGcgggaggctgctgggaagcagtggcacgagcccagccttctcctgagcagcctcTCGGCGGGGCTCCggagtgcccaggcactgggcgtCCTGCAGGGCAAGGGGACGGCAGTAGCACGTGCCGCTGCGCTCAGGGCACCTGCTAGTGTTGTGGGGCTAGCCCCGAGCCCTGGTCCTCCTTACCTGACCTcgatgaagcagtgggctgctgtgaggacccACTGTGGGCTGATGAGGGAGCCCCCGCAGATGTGCGCCGTGCCTCCTTCCACGAGAGCCTGGATGCTGAcgatccagggccaggcccccggcagggcatctgtgccacccacgACGCGCGACATGCCGTAGTGCAAAGCCATGGGACGAAGCCCGCAGCTCCCTCTGTAACCAGAAACTCcttactgtgctgctgggtggcttgCGCCGTTGCGGCTGAAGGCCAGccgtcttccctccccacaaggcATGGCCAGACGGGCCGAGGAAACCCGTGGGGCCAAAAcccgctcccctcgccccgctttctgcttcagcccgcAGACCAGTTGTGCCGGCGGCCTGGCTGCTGTCAAGGCACTGAGCCTCCCACATGGCTTTCAGGAACCTGGGGGGTGGCCACGGGGGACAAGCAGGCCCCCTCCAGTGAAGCCCACAAGGCTTGCCCAActccctcccagagcctcgggccacttacccacagctgtcccatgtgccgtgcacaggacagcacatggccagcaggacaacgaGGAGACGCAGAAAATCCATCGCTGCCAGCGAcatgtggcagctgcaaggacAAGGGCTTGTCGCCACCAGTACGGCTGCCGACGGACTGCCCGCAGGATTCCCGTTGCCCGGGGTTCCCTTGGACGTGGGACTGATGTCACAGAGTGCCTGGTTCCGGGTGCTGGGCGTGGtggtgtcggggggggggggggtggggcagggggggtggggcgggggggtgagggtagggaggggaggcaataggaggggttccaagcaggagtggaggcagaagctgggttcactttgcctttgcagtctaTGAAATCTGCTGGTTTGATGGTACGAACTTGTTACTGAATTGATcgtaaaaatccccaaaagatATTTAGAGTGGACTGGAGGTGTTCCACATGTTGTGATAGCCCCTGTACAACAATTTTGCGCTGAATGGGCGCTGTCAGGCTCTACTGCCCTTCAAGTGGCTCTTGGCAATTTTCAAGGGCAAGTTCAGTACCATCATCCACCTCATCCACTTTGGGCAATGACTGTAGATCTAACTTTGCAGCCACGGCAACTGAGTTGGAGACCACCAATCAAAGGTGATACggtatttacagatgggtctggaaaagtgggaaaagccgcagtggcttggaaaaaaatgggcaatGGCCTTCCCAAATTGTGCATCAGGAAGGATCATCGCAAGTCATGGCGTTGCGGGCTGCGGCcttggcatttctttatttcccaggCCCTGTTAATCTCATTACTGATTCAGCCTGTGTGGcagccctcctttcccagttGGAGCTGGCTGTCCATGGCCGTATCACCCATCCTAAGCTTTTTGGCAATTTTGACTGTAGTTCGGGAAGGGATTTGGAAACGCCGTTCTCCATTCTATGTTATGCATGTTACGGCCACACTTCCCTACGCGGTTCTGCAATCGATGGCAATGCTGGAGTTGATGCTCCAGGTTCTGTGGCTCTGTCGGTGCCTGTTCCTGAGGCCCACCTGCAGGTCGTGTTAGCCCACCAATTTTATCATCAGAATTGGCGATTCTTGTACCAACAGTTTGGCCAAAAGAgtctctctcaggctgctgcacgcagcattgttgcagcctgtccagCCTGTCCAAACGGTATCCCCGTGCCCCGTTTTGGAGTTAATGGCAGAGGCCTTCAAGCTTTCCAACGCTGGTGTTACAACAGATGTAACTCATTACAATGCCGGTGGGGGATCCCCAGCAATTTGGtattccccattcccctgcgGGCCAAGCCATCGTTGAATGCATGAATGATACTCTTAAACGcctgcttgaaaaacagaaaaggggaatgaGGGGAATGACCCAGAGGCACGTTCCGAGAAAGCATGctatattttgaactttttgaaaatctctgtcgACCGtgcggtgcctcccattgtACGATATTTTGTGTCAactggtgacaagcagcaaaagcaccaaGGTGTCTTAGTACGCGGGAAAGACCCTCATACCAGGCATTGGTCAGGACCGCATGgattgttaacttgggggagaggtgatgcttgtgtttctacagatgaaggtccgcgatgggatacctgctcgctgtgtgcggcctgagcttagcgtgccggaccgtgggagcgctgctgccgccagtcaacccaacaactgaTGTGTGGGTCTCCTTAGCACAGCAACTGAACACATCCTGgcttggtgtgcccttcctgacTTGCAAAcaagtgaatgtatgtggggaatgaagaatcttactgaaagccttgatatcGGGGACAAGGGATTACCTCTGTATGATGTTAatgcaaaagaagctgatattgtttgcgctttgaatgtcgatagttgtctttatgtagatgctaacGTAGTAGGAGGCTACgatgggaccatgacacccacataaatcaacacgtgaacatgttgataagcataatgCGCTTAAACGCAATATAGCTTTGGATGAAGCAggtaatgatgtagttgatttatggaactgacgggaacgtattgcagtggttcttctcttctccggagtaacagcagggaaagcattcaagagttaaatcaccttgtttgttaggcagttaagaacgTGAGTCAAATTGGCCGctattacatacaaaacagagcaagtattggctttttgttgttggctcaaggacatggctgtgaggattttgatggtacatGCTGCGCGGATTTTAGgcaccccattgcagcaacatgttatcaaaacctgagaaaatgtcagcctttttggcatccattcactcaattggcagtatcgtttgtttgctattgccttggttgccgtcatgtttgcaagggccctgcagaacatggaaaacccggtactagctgttcaaaaaaaaaaaaaggggggggggggggagggggagggggaggggggccccGGTAATTGTAGAATCgtacggaacagagacagtgggataATGTGAGGttgtggccttgctttggcgatgtgcagctgagatcctgcagcaaagagttcataactttgagggagtatgagaagaaactaggatgcaacagaaacaaaggaggaatgtgatctcacctctagaagataaggaaacagcatgaacagtagagagtAGCCTAGAATGAAGAGCGCTAAGGAACGTGTTgtatgaatttgactgatcgctcaaactctattcataagcagcttgcagagttgAGAAAAAACGTACAGGCCATCAAGGCTGAGAACGGGTTAACGGACTGGCTACAGGGTTTAGGAATTACTGGAGGGTTAAAAGACTTGTTTCTGCGCGGGTTAACGATGTTATTTGCCATTGTAATCTCTTTGGTGATAATGGGCTGcgtgtggaattgctttatgagaatgATGAACAGATTGATAAAAGGGGTCTGGATcgctcaaaaacaaaaagggggatttgtggagtggctggaagacaacggaCATATTATGAGCAGTGCAGACCACGTAACTTTGTTGGAAtagcaggccgagcaggccgcagctgtaacaagctgcaggtgttgtgaaggacatatgcaaggccaagagagacaaagagactGTGTACTCgccagagagataagagagctggacagaaaggtgaggaaaaaccggatgcctgcacaaggggggagcagcgtgtgggcaccacactgggaccaatcctaggggaggtggaagcgtgTGAACGAGTCGTTTTAACCGATCACCTTTTCCATACCAAAGCCTGCATagagtgtgtatttttagctgggggtataAATGGCTGTGAGTCTGTTAAGAGCATCTGTAGAGTATGaattgctgtgtatcccttaataaagtggcaccaacttgatcacattggtcgtatcAGTTGTGTCCGAGCCTTCTGCGTCAACAGGGTAGTGCCACTGGCTCTGCCATCACACCAGGCCAGTGGTGTGGGACACAGTAGAGGGAGCCCGGGGTAGAAGAGGCGCTGCATGACAGCGACAGCAGCGGGGcctgtgcaggctggtgctCCCTTGGCAGAACATCTGCGCTCGCCCTGCGGTAGAGGacggggaagagagagaaggctgttgccctgcagtgctcatgCACATGTGCAAGCCCACGTGTGCAGGTCCAACTTCTGTTAGTGAGGACTGGCAGGTTTCTTGGACAGGCACTGGGAAGGCAGTCAGGTGTCGGGTGGCCTGAGGGTCctgacctcttcttcctcagccaaagTGCCGCGAGTCCCAGAATCACACAATGGTCGTTGTTGgagggaacctctggagattatcCAGTCCAAcgccctgcaaaagcaggctgtgctagagcaggttgcacaaaatcctgtgcaggtggtgctggaatgtctccagaggcctctctgggcagccggtgccagTGATCTtaagctggagtgctgtgcaagggtccctgtgctggtggggggcagtgcctgggctAGCTGCAAGAtcaaggcactgcaaaggggCAAGGAGATGATGAGCACAACAAGCCCATGCcacgctccctgcctccccacgtgacggtgcctgtgcccaggtccctggtggctgtggaggccacctggcactgggcacccttTCCCCTGGCTACTCGGAGGCTGCCTTAGGCTCTCTCTAGTCCACTCAGGCCCCCTTCTGAGGCCTTCGTTgcaccccagacccctctgcagagcctcaagccctcaaaaaaagcccaccGGACGGGGGGCCTGGTCCCCTAGTCTCGACCATTCCACTCGAGTCCCCGCGGCACCCCTCCATAGGGGTCTGGTATGCCCCAGGCCTCCGGTTGCTCCTCTAGCGTGGCCGCTACTacagccaggaggcagccagggaggggggcaactgccgagcagcagcagcagcagcctctttgcTCCCACTCAAAGCTCAAGGcgctccctgcagccactgcagccgtAGGCTTGGGCTTGGAAACGtggtgcagctgtgaaagcagagcagcctggggaagcccaGGAACTCCGTGGCGTGAGCAAAGGCCCCAGCTCGTGGATTTCccctgaagcccagctggcCCTGAGAGGCCACTTTCAAGCTGGCTTGCGCCTCGTACAGAAGCCCACAGGgatgccagcaggagccagcccaagGCATTCTCTGCTTCCAACTGCCACCCCCAAGGCCCTGAGCCCTCCTAtgacctgcctgccttccttccactgttccctcatgcttctctcggagcaggcagagcttcagccctttgcGGTGACCCTTTGTGCCCGACTTGGCAGCCTGCCTCCTTCGGCAGGTGCCGGCTCTGGAAGTCCTTGCCTCGCACAGGAGACTGCAGTGCACTGGCGCATGGTTAGCCATGCCAACGGAAACACTTTATTGCAAGAAGGCAGCCTGCTGAGTTCTGCCGTTGTGAGCAGcgcgggcaggacagagcaggccttTGTCACTGAGGCTGCCTTTCATCAGCAGGGATTGCCCCAGCAGGAAACGGTCGTCGtgcgctgcagcctgccctgcatgCTGCTCACGGTGCTGCTCCAAGCTATTTCGCCCTTAGgtactgcaggagctcctgcagccgagtaaagaagtccagcagcttctggactggAAACGGGCAGGGTGGAAACCGGCTCGATTctgttggccttggccttggccttggccttggcctctgAACGGGGGTGTAGGTGAAGACTGGCTGTGGCCTTGCAGTAGTGGTTACTGCTGGGCGCAGGCCCATCTGCGCCAGGATCCAGTCgtagaagtgctgggtggaggtgtAGACTCCGGGCTTCCTTGCTCtcgcacagcccgtcccccagctGGTCACgccaacaagccagaagtagtcGGCGCTCTTGTCTTGGCACACGAGaggcccaccgctgtccccctgcagcacaggagagaggacGAAGGGGTTGTTGGGTGGCCACCGTCAGCCCGGTGGctggctccttctctctcacggcacctgccagagctgcattcagtggccagccaagctctgtagaagcttgcctggcagggggcgGTGGGCCTGTAAGGCAGGGCTCGCTCTCACCGCTCTTCAcggtggtggtgaaggtgtgTCAGACGGCTGGGATGGtggagctgtgggctgccaaGGGCACCGCGTGGGCCTTCTGGGCAGCGTGCCAAGCCTCCGGGACAAGGCGGGCAGGCCCTGGGCAAGggcctgcccatggggaagggCGGGTAAGGCCCTCAGCGGTGGGGACCCAGCCATGGGAGTGTGAGTGGCCAGCAAAAGGCCATGATGGCGCACGTTTGGGCGGttgtggcggggctgcctgtgctgccggggcttggcttgtagcacgctcctacctggcaggtgtcGATGCCGCCCTGCGGATAGCCAGCACACATGTTGTGGGTGTGGATGGCCCCCCTGTACCAgccgctgctgttacagaccctGGCATCAATGAGGtggacctgggcctcctgcagcacgtATGCCGatcctccagctgtgaagagcacagaaaggaatgaacaccCAGCCGCTGATTGCCAGTTCTCCTCCCGCGTCTGGCTGAAGCGCTCCCCCGGGGCTCGGCTTTGCATGCCGACAGGCGCTGGACCGctcttgcctttctgccttgctctgggtcaATGGCTCCGGCCCCTCTCTGGAAGAGAGAGGCATATGCCCCCACAGCCTGACACTGGCTTTCGCCTCTGCCGTCAGGAAGCGcatcctccttccccaagctggccaagcttGCACTGGCACCGCCACTGCGTTTGGGCCACTCAcctcttgctttcctggcaccccagccactgacgtagcaggctgtcagctctgagactctcagcgaggcgtcgggcacacaggcaagctgtacgtagctgttgcactggacaggctggtccagctccagcaaggcaatgtcgtTCCTCTGCGTGACGTTCCAGTAGTGCTGGTGAACCAGCAGCCGCCTGACGGCGCGCACCTGAGCCTCAGGGCCCAGCTGAGTCAGCTGGGTGGCACCGAGCACCACGCGCAAGACGGTGATGTccctggaaggcagatggagagagggctcagagggagcgcagccacgtgctgcagcagcccggcacttgccctgccttctgctcGACGAGGGAGAGAGGCAAGCAGCGCTAGGGAGGCTGCGACTGCCCTCGCGTGCCTTGGGCTCAAGCAGCGTTGAGcgggaggctgctgggaagcagtggcacgagcccagccttctcctgagcagcctcTCGGCGGGGCTCCggagtgcccaggcactgggcatCCTGCAGGGCAAGGGGACGGCAGTAGCACGTGCCGCTGCGCTCAGGGCACCTGCTAGTGTTGTGGGGCTAGCCCCGAGCCCTGGTCCTCCTTACCTGACCTcgatgaagcagtgggctgctgtgaggacccACTGTGGGCTGATGAGGGAGCCCCCGCAGATGTGCGCCGTGCCTCCTTCCACGAGAGCCTGGATGCTGAcgatccagggccaggcccccggcagggcatctgtgccacccacgACGCGCGACATGCCGTAGTGCAAAGCCATGGGACGAAGCCCGCAGCTCCCTCTGTAACCAGAAACTCcttactgtgctgctgggtggcttgCGCCGTTGCGGCTGAAGGCCAGccgtcttccctccccacaaggcATGGCCAGACGGGCCGAGGAAACCCGTGGGGCCAAAAcccgctcccctcgccccgctttctgcttcagcccgcAGACCAGTTGTGCCGGCGGCCTGGCTGCTGTCAAGGCACTGAGCCTCCCACATGGCTTTCAGGAACCTGGGGGGTGGCCACGGGGGACAAGCAGGCCCCCTCCAGTGAAGCCCACAAGGCTTGCCCAActccctcccagagcctcgggccacttacccacagctgtcccatgtgccgtgcacaggacagcacacgGCCAGCAGGACAACGAGGAGACGCAGAAAATCCATCGCTGCCAGCGAcatgtggcagctgcaaggacGAGGGCTTGTCGCCACCAGTACGGCTGCCGACGGACTGCCCGCAGGATTCCCGTTGCCCGGGGTTCCCTTGGACGTGGGACTGATGTCACAGAGTGCCTGGTTCCGGGTGCTGGGCGTGGTGGTgtcggggggggtgggggtggggcagggggggtggggcgggggggtgagggtagggaggggaggcaataggaggggttccaagcaggagtggaggcagaagctgggatcactttgcctttgcagtctaTGAAATCTGCTGGTTTGATGGTACGAACTTGTTACTGAATTGATcgtaaaaatccccaaaagatATTTAGAGTGGACTGGAGGTGTTCCACATGTTGTGATAGCCCCTGTACAACAATTTTGCGCTGAATGGGCGCTGTCAGACTCTACTGCCCTTCAAGTGGCTCTTGGCAATTTTCAAGGGCAAGTTCAGTACCATCATCCACCTCATCCACTTTGGGCAATGACTGTAGATCTAACTTTGCAGCCACGGCAACTGAGTTGGAGACCACCAATCAAAGGTGATACggtatttacagatgggtctggaaaagtgggaaaagccgcagtggcttggaaaaaaatgggcaatGGCCTTCCCAAATTGTGCATCAGGAAGGATCATCGCAAGTCATGGCGTTGCGGGCTGCGGCcttggcatttctttatttcccaggCCCTGTTAATCTCATTACTGATTCAGCCTGTGTGGcagccctcctttcccagttGGAGCTGGCTGTCCATGGCCGTATCACCCATCCTAAGCTTTTTGGCAATTTTGACTGTAGTTCGGGAAGGGATTTGGAAACGCCGTTCTCCATTCTATGTTATGCATGTTACGGCCACACTTCCCTACGCGGTTCTGCAATCGATGGCAATGCTGGAGTTGATGCTCCAGGTTCTGTGGCTCTGTCGGTGCCTGTTCCTGAGGCCCACCTGCAGGTCGTGTTAGCCCACCAATTTTATCATCAGAATTGGCGATTCTTGTACCAACAGTTTGGCCAAAAGAgtctctctcaggctgctgcacgcagcattgttgcagcctgtccagCCTGTCCAAACGGTATCCCCGTGCCCCGTTTTGGAGTTAATGGCAGAGGCCTTCAAGCTTTCCAACGCTGGTGTTACAACAGATGTAACTCATTACAATGCCGGTGGGGGATCCCCAGCAATTTGGtattccccattcccctgcgGGCCAAGCCATCGTTGAATGCATGAATGATACTCTTAAACGcctgcttgaaaaacagaaaaggggaatgaGGGGAATGACCCAGAGGCACGTTCCGAGAAAGCATGctatattttgaactttttgaaaatctctgtcgACCGtgcggtgcctcccattgtACGATATTTTGTGTCAactggtgacaagcagcaaaagcaccaaGGTGTCTTAGTACGCGGGAAAGACCCTCATACCAGGCATTGGTCAGGACCGCATGgattgttaacttgggggagaggtgatgcttgtgtttctacagatgaaggtccgcgatgggatacctgctcgctgtgtgcggcctgagcttagcgtgccggaccgtgggagcgctgctgccgccagtcaacccaacaactgaTGTGTGGGTCTCCTTAGCACAGTAACTGAACACATCCTGgcttggtgtgcccttcctgacTTGCAAAcaagtgaatgtatgtggggaatgaagaatcttactgaaagccttgatatcGGGGATAAGGGATTACCTCTGTATGATGTTAatgcaaaagaagctgatattgtttgcgctttgaatgtcgatagttgtctttatgtagatgctaacGTAGTAGGAGGCTACgatgggaccatgacacccacataaatcaacacgtgaacatgttgataagcataatgCGCTTAAACGCAATATAGCTTTGGATGAAGCAggtaatgatgtagttgatttatggaactgacGGGAACGTATTGCAGTGGTTCTCCTCTTCTccggagtaacagcagggaaagcattcaagagttaaatcaccttgtttgttaggcagttaagaacgTGAGTCAAATTGGCCGctattacatacaaaacagagcaagtattggctttttgttgttggctcaaggacatggctgtgaggattttgatggtacatGCTGCGCagattttaggcgccccattgcagcaacatgttatcaaaacctgagaaaatgtcagcctttttggcatccattcactcaattggcagtatcgtttgtttgctattgccttggttgccgtcatgtttgcaagggccctgcagaacatggaaaacccggtactagctgttcaaaaaaaaaaaaaggggggggggggggggagggggagggggaggggggccccGGTAATTGTAGAATCgtacggaacagagacagtgggataATGTGAGGttgtggccttgctttggcgatgtgcagctgagatcctgcagcaaagagttcataactttgagggagtatgagaagaaactaggatgcaacagaaacaaaggaggaatgtgatctcacctctagaagataaggaaacagcatgaacagtagagagtAGCCTAGAGTGAAGAGCGCTAAGGAACGTGTTgtatgaatttgactgatcgctcaaactctattcataagcagcttgcagagttgAGAAAAAACGTACAGGCCATCAAGGCTGAGAACGGGTTAACGGACTGGCTACAGGGTTTAGGAATTACTGGAGGGTTAAAAGACTTGTTTCTGCGCGGGTTAACGATGTTATTTGCCATTGTAATCTCTTTGGTGATAATGGGCTGcgtgtggaattgctttatgagaatgATGAACAGATTGATAAAAGGGGTCTGGATcgctcaaaaacaaaaagggggatttgtggagtggctggaagacaacggaCATATTATGAGCAGTGCAGACCACGTAACTTTGTTGGAAtagcaggccgagcaggccgcagctgtaacaagctgcaggtgttgtgaaggacatatgcaaggccaagagagacaaagagactGTGTACTCgccagagagataagagagctggacagaaaggtgaggaaaaaccggatgcctgcacaaggggggagcagcgtgtgggcaccacactgggaccaatcctaggggaggtggaagcgtgTGAACGAGTCGTTTTAACCGATCACCTTTTCCATACCAAAGCCTGCGTagagtgtgtatttttagctgggggtataAATGGCTGTGAGTCTGTTAAGAGCATCTGTAGAGTATGaattgctgtgtatcccttaataaagtggcaccaacttgatcacattggtcgtatcAGTTGTGTCCGAGCCTTCTGCGTCAACAGGGTAGTGCCACTGGCTCTGCCATCACACCAGGCCAGTGGTGTGGGACACAGTAGAGGGAGCCCGGGGTAGAAGAGGCGCTGCATGACAGCGACAGCAGCGGGGcctgtgcaggctggtgctCCCTTGGCAGAACATCTGCGCTCGCCCTGCGGTAGAGGacggggaagagagagaaggctgttgccctgcagtgctcatgCACATGTGCAAGCCCACGTGTGCAGGTCCAACTTCTGTTAGTGAGGACTGGCAGGTTTCTTGGACAGGCACTGGGAAGGCAGTCAGGTGTCGGGTGGCCTGAGGGTCctgacctcttcttcctcagccaaagTGCCGCGAGTCCCAGAATCACACAATGGTCGTTGTTGgagggaacctctggagattatcCAGTCCAACGCCCTGCAAAAGCCGGctgtgctagagcaggttgcacaaaatcctgtgcaggtggtgctggaatgtctccagaggcctctctgggcagccggtgccagTGATCTtaagctggagtgctgtgcaagggtccctgtgctggtggggggcagtgcctgggctAGCTGCAAGAtcaaggcactgcaaaggggCAAGGAGATGATGAGCACAACAAGCCCATGCCatgctccctgcctccccacgtgacggtgcctgtgcccaggtccctggtggctgtggaggccacctggcactgggcacccttTCCCCTGGCTACTCGGAGGCTGCCTTAGGCTCTCTCTAGTCCACTCAGGCCCCCTTCTGAGGCCTTCGTTgcaccccagacccctctgcagagcctcaagccctcaaaaaaagcccaccGGACGGGGGGCCTGGTCCCCTAGTCTCGACCATTCCACTCGAGTCCCCGCGGCACCTCTCCATAGGGGTCTGGTATGGCCCAGGCCTCCGGTTGCTCCTCTAGCGTGGCCGCTACTacagccaggaggcagccagggaggggggcaactgccgagcagcagcagcagcagcctctttgcTCCCACTCAAAGCTCAAGGcgctccctgcagccactgcagccgtAGGCTTGGGCTTGGAAACAtggtgcagctgtgaaagcagagcagcctggggaagcccaGGAACTCCGTGGCGTGAGCAAAGGCCCCAGCTCGTGGATTTCccctgaagcccagctg is part of the Falco biarmicus isolate bFalBia1 chromosome Z, bFalBia1.pri, whole genome shotgun sequence genome and harbors:
- the LOC130142660 gene encoding acrosin-like, translated to MSLAAMDFLRLLVVLLAVCCPVHGTWDSCGGSCGLRPMALHYGMSRVVGGTDALPGAWPWIVSIQALVEGGTAHICGGSLISPQWVLTAAHCFIEVRDITVLRVVLGATQLTQLGPEAQVRAVRRLLVHQHYWNVTQRNDIALLELDQPVQCNSYVQLACVPDASLRVSELTACYVSGWGARKARAGGSAYVLQEAQVHLIDARVCNSSGWYRGAIHTHNMCAGYPQGGIDTCQGDSGGPLVCQDKSADYFWLVGVTSWGTGCARARKPGVYTSTQHFYDWILAQMGLRPAVTTTARPQPVFTYTPVQRPRASADVLPREHQPAQAPLLSLSCSASSTPGSLYCVPHHWPGVMAEPVALPC